In a single window of the Phycisphaerales bacterium genome:
- a CDS encoding sigma-70 family RNA polymerase sigma factor encodes MAEGSDPQISHLLTRVDGGDRQAAEELLPLVYEELRRLARARLSHQPAGLTLQPTALVHEAYLRLVGERDPGWNGRGHFFAAAALAMRRILVDRARRKGRLRHGGEKRRVDLDAAEVVEEPRSDDLLVIDEALARLEADDPRKGQIVNLRYFAGLTEREVAELLGISVSTVEREWRYCRRWLFTQLGQHDAEPHDDSRPEARS; translated from the coding sequence ATGGCTGAAGGGTCTGACCCGCAAATCTCGCACTTGCTTACGCGAGTGGACGGCGGCGATCGGCAGGCAGCCGAAGAGTTGCTGCCACTGGTCTACGAGGAGCTGCGTCGCCTCGCCCGGGCCCGCCTGTCTCATCAGCCGGCAGGCCTGACATTGCAGCCCACGGCCCTGGTACACGAGGCGTACCTGCGACTCGTCGGTGAGCGTGATCCGGGCTGGAACGGTCGCGGGCATTTCTTCGCCGCGGCGGCGCTCGCGATGCGCCGGATTCTCGTAGATCGCGCTCGGCGAAAAGGCCGCCTGCGTCACGGCGGCGAGAAGCGCCGGGTCGACCTCGACGCCGCGGAGGTCGTCGAGGAGCCGCGAAGCGACGATCTGCTGGTGATCGACGAGGCGCTGGCGCGATTGGAAGCTGACGATCCGCGCAAGGGGCAGATCGTCAACCTGCGGTATTTCGCTGGCCTCACCGAGCGGGAGGTCGCCGAGCTGCTGGGCATCTCAGTCTCCACGGTCGAGCGCGAATGGCGCTATTGCCGACGCTGGCTCTTCACGCAGCTCGGGCAGCACGATGCGGAGCCGCATGATGACTCGAGACCTGAGGCGCGAAGCTGA
- a CDS encoding tetratricopeptide repeat protein — protein sequence MTWQHDPTREDRSDVDSRLVDAAWGQFERVRAVAAHSSSDVTRASGAGGSAALLPSESFPGYVILGEIHRGGQGVVYQAIQESTRRKVAIKVLRDGPLAEATELARFDREVAVLALLRHPHIVTIHDRGQFAGRRYYVMDYIAGRPLDAHIAVSELSVGETLELFLKICDAVSEAHLRGVIHRDLKPGNIRIDEQGQPRILDFGLAKLTTVDESGPTMTQTGQFVGSLPWASPEQADGRGDLLDIRTDVYSLGVILFQMLTGAYPYPVFGSMREVVGNITSAVPLRPSTLRRGIDADVETIVLKCLSKEPARRYQSAGELARDVGHYLAGEPIAARRDSFGYVASKLLRRHRLPVSFAAALLVVLVGGLATSLTFWRQAEGQRILAEANEARALAAAQEAQEVTEFQAFMLADINPEQMGAGLRAELLDAAHRSLAPADGAEGTDEEIQRFVRLLDEVNFTNLALHSVEANIFDRALVAIDERFADRPLVRARMLQTLATTLGKLGLLQRATGPQEEALALRRAALGDDHPDTLNSISRLGALLMAQGKLAPAEVLFREAVEGDRRVRGDDHPETLVDIGSLAAALQSLGRWSEAEPLYRESLERSRRVLGENDPITLNAVNNMGFLLRAQSRLAEAEPYYRAAAEARRRLLGDLHPDTLVSINNMAYLLQAQGKYAEAEEGFREVLAARRSLFGDDHPRTITSINNLGMLYWEQRRLTEAEPLLRAALEGSRRVLGDAHPDTHGSTGNMGLVLYAQGRYHEAEPYYRESYELSRRLVGEMHRDTLQSARNLGALLYQMGRLGEAAEFAVRTLEDSRQLLGDAHDGTLRSMILYANVLLAQDRVADAEPYLREAHAGLVRLFGKEHPETLRAVQSIGFMLACQERHAESEQYFREAFEGRSRANGADHPDALASMNSLGVALAQQGRLDEGEELLLGVLERRRAILGDEHPDTLVSVNNVGYLHALRGRLKEAEAYYREALETRRRVLGAQHYEVGVTCLNLGALLLQEGRCGDAEELLLEAHAIFVETWSPAHQRCRSATARLAELYETWEQAEPGGGHDVAAAAWRAALVVDGPSGP from the coding sequence ATGACATGGCAGCATGATCCGACCCGCGAAGACCGCAGTGACGTCGACAGCCGTCTGGTCGACGCGGCCTGGGGACAGTTCGAGCGTGTGCGCGCCGTTGCTGCGCACAGCAGCTCGGACGTGACGCGCGCATCGGGAGCGGGCGGCAGCGCCGCGCTGCTGCCGTCGGAGTCGTTCCCCGGCTACGTGATCCTGGGGGAGATTCATCGGGGTGGCCAGGGTGTTGTTTACCAGGCGATCCAGGAATCGACTCGGCGCAAGGTGGCGATCAAGGTTCTGCGCGACGGTCCGCTCGCCGAGGCGACGGAGCTGGCCCGGTTCGACCGCGAGGTCGCGGTTCTCGCGCTCCTGCGGCATCCGCACATCGTGACGATCCACGACCGGGGCCAGTTCGCCGGCCGGCGCTATTACGTGATGGACTACATCGCCGGCCGGCCGCTGGATGCGCACATCGCCGTCTCGGAGCTTTCAGTCGGCGAGACGCTCGAGCTGTTCTTGAAGATCTGTGACGCGGTGAGCGAGGCGCACCTGCGGGGGGTCATCCACCGCGACCTGAAGCCGGGGAACATCCGCATCGACGAGCAGGGCCAGCCGCGCATTCTCGACTTCGGCCTGGCGAAGCTTACTACCGTGGACGAATCCGGGCCGACCATGACGCAGACCGGGCAATTCGTCGGGTCGCTGCCGTGGGCCAGCCCGGAGCAGGCGGACGGCCGCGGCGACCTGCTCGACATCCGCACGGATGTGTATTCGCTGGGCGTGATCCTTTTCCAGATGCTCACCGGCGCGTATCCCTACCCGGTCTTCGGGAGTATGCGCGAAGTGGTTGGCAACATCACGAGTGCGGTGCCATTGAGGCCGAGCACGCTGCGGCGCGGCATTGACGCCGATGTCGAAACGATCGTGCTGAAGTGCCTGTCGAAGGAGCCGGCGCGACGATACCAGAGTGCGGGTGAGCTCGCCCGCGACGTGGGGCACTACCTGGCCGGCGAGCCCATCGCGGCGCGGCGCGACTCGTTTGGCTACGTGGCGTCGAAGCTACTGCGGCGACATCGCCTGCCCGTGAGTTTCGCCGCGGCGCTCCTCGTGGTGCTCGTGGGCGGTCTGGCCACGTCCCTTACGTTCTGGCGCCAGGCCGAAGGGCAGCGCATCCTCGCCGAAGCGAACGAGGCCCGGGCGCTCGCGGCCGCGCAGGAAGCGCAGGAGGTCACTGAGTTCCAGGCCTTCATGTTGGCGGATATCAACCCGGAGCAGATGGGTGCCGGCTTGCGAGCCGAACTACTCGACGCGGCACACCGTTCGCTTGCGCCTGCTGATGGTGCGGAAGGGACCGACGAGGAGATTCAACGATTCGTACGCTTGCTCGACGAGGTGAACTTCACCAACCTCGCGCTGCACAGCGTCGAGGCGAACATTTTCGATCGGGCGCTTGTGGCGATCGACGAACGATTTGCCGACCGGCCGCTCGTGCGGGCCCGCATGCTCCAGACACTCGCGACCACGCTGGGCAAGCTGGGGTTGCTCCAGCGCGCGACCGGCCCGCAGGAAGAGGCCCTGGCGCTGCGTCGCGCCGCTCTCGGGGACGACCATCCCGACACGCTCAATTCGATCAGCCGGCTGGGGGCCCTGCTGATGGCGCAAGGCAAGCTGGCGCCGGCCGAGGTGCTCTTCCGCGAGGCGGTGGAGGGCGACCGGCGCGTGCGCGGGGACGACCATCCGGAGACACTCGTGGACATCGGCAGTCTCGCCGCAGCGTTGCAGAGTCTCGGCCGGTGGTCCGAGGCGGAGCCGCTGTACCGCGAGTCCCTGGAACGCAGCCGCCGCGTGCTCGGCGAGAACGACCCGATCACTCTCAATGCGGTGAATAACATGGGGTTTCTGCTGCGGGCCCAGAGCCGGCTCGCGGAAGCGGAGCCCTACTACCGTGCAGCGGCCGAAGCCCGCCGGCGGCTGCTGGGTGACCTGCACCCCGATACGCTGGTCTCGATCAACAACATGGCCTACCTGCTTCAGGCGCAGGGGAAGTATGCGGAAGCGGAGGAAGGTTTCCGGGAAGTCCTCGCAGCCCGGCGATCGCTGTTCGGCGACGATCACCCGCGTACGATCACGTCGATCAACAACCTCGGCATGTTGTATTGGGAGCAGCGCCGGCTGACCGAGGCCGAACCGCTGCTGCGCGCAGCGCTGGAGGGGTCGCGGCGCGTGCTGGGCGATGCTCACCCCGACACGCACGGTTCCACCGGCAACATGGGGCTCGTGCTTTACGCCCAGGGGCGCTATCACGAAGCTGAGCCGTATTACCGCGAGTCGTACGAGCTCTCGCGCCGCCTCGTCGGGGAGATGCATCGCGACACGCTGCAATCGGCGCGCAACCTCGGCGCGCTGCTATACCAGATGGGCCGACTCGGCGAGGCGGCAGAGTTCGCCGTCCGCACCCTGGAGGACTCGCGCCAGTTGCTCGGCGATGCGCACGATGGCACGCTGCGGTCGATGATCCTGTATGCGAACGTGCTCCTCGCCCAGGATCGGGTTGCGGATGCCGAGCCGTATTTACGTGAGGCGCACGCGGGGCTGGTGCGGCTCTTTGGCAAAGAGCACCCCGAGACCTTGAGGGCTGTGCAGAGCATCGGCTTCATGCTGGCGTGCCAAGAGCGCCACGCCGAGAGCGAGCAGTACTTTCGCGAGGCGTTCGAGGGTCGCAGCCGCGCGAATGGCGCGGACCATCCGGATGCGCTGGCCTCGATGAACAGTCTGGGCGTAGCGCTTGCGCAGCAGGGCCGTCTCGACGAGGGTGAGGAATTGCTGCTGGGCGTGCTGGAACGCCGCCGCGCGATCCTGGGCGACGAGCACCCCGACACGCTGGTCTCCGTCAACAATGTCGGCTACCTGCACGCGTTGCGCGGGCGGCTGAAAGAGGCCGAGGCATACTACCGCGAGGCGCTGGAGACGCGCCGACGTGTGCTCGGTGCGCAGCATTACGAGGTGGGCGTGACTTGCCTTAACCTGGGCGCCCTGCTGCTCCAGGAGGGCCGCTGCGGCGATGCCGAGGAATTGCTCCTGGAAGCACACGCGATCTTCGTCGAAACGTGGAGCCCCGCGCACCAGCGCTGCCGCTCGGCAACCGCACGCCTGGCCGAGCTCTACGAAACCTGGGAGCAGGCCGAGCCCGGCGGCGGCCACGATGTGGCGGCGGCCGCGTGGCGCGCAGCGCTGGTGGTGGATGGTCCCAGCGGTCCGTGA
- a CDS encoding serine/threonine protein kinase, giving the protein MMTRDLRREAETIFHEVVDLPSDRQADVLEARCGSRHLLRSAVVRLLRASDDLMGDFLCVPPTMPLDDLPIPERVGRYRIESQIGAGGMGLVYAARQENPDRLVALKLLRPGLVSPSLLRRFRHEVEALAALQHAGIAHIYEAGTAEIEIAGGHFEQPYFAMELIKGDTLMAYAGRKTLGIRERLGLLTAVCDAVQHAHQRGIIHRDLKPANILVDAAGRPKILDFGIARVASADLDAMTRHTEAGQLIGTLAYMSPEQLAGDPEALDTRCDVYSLGVVTFELLTGRLPYDVAGKPLAAAVRTITECPAAPLSTWDRAFRGDLDTIVAKALEKDAARRYASAHAFSEDLRRFLSHEPVAARPPSTLYLVRKLAQRNKALTGGLTAMLASLVIGLSVATYGLVTASAERDAKAAVLRAETLARGEAQAIAAFLEKMLAAADPRREGQDARVIDLLDAAAASAGADFSEQPLIQARLRHVIGTTYQRLGAYSQAEPHLRYALEARTSHLGAQHPDTIDSLHELGVLYGAWGRYADSEALQLRALDLFREVHGNENDRTQAVLHELGSLYSKLGRYAESLSLQEESLGLSRRLRGDDHPVTLTAANNLGLLYRRLGRLDDALAIYETTLATRRRTLGEEHADTLVSMNNLAHLYRALGRHQDSADLHARTLSIRRRVLTDEHPHTVMSMDNLAMLLSDLERHDEAEALYLEALEHKLRIYGEEGPETLVTLNNLARHYSAQQRYDDAIPLYERTLAIRRRVLGHEHPDTLITVSDLGNMLAAHGQPAEAETVLREALAGFRRALGDNHPETLKALNNLAVLLLRQSKLAEAEPYFREALDGSRRALGEDHPDTLSQFNNMGVLLRELGRLDESDTLGAEAVQRALRVLPTGSWTVGVYRYQHARTLATMERHQAAEAEYLQAYAVLVESVGASHVRATRCAGALVELYDAWHAVEPQGGYDVKANEWRAQAAAP; this is encoded by the coding sequence ATGATGACTCGAGACCTGAGGCGCGAAGCTGAGACCATCTTCCACGAGGTTGTCGACTTGCCGTCGGACCGGCAGGCCGATGTGCTCGAGGCGCGCTGCGGTTCGCGACATCTCCTGCGCAGCGCGGTCGTGCGGCTCCTGCGCGCGTCTGACGACCTGATGGGCGACTTCCTGTGCGTCCCCCCCACCATGCCACTCGACGACCTCCCGATTCCGGAGCGCGTCGGGCGGTATCGCATCGAGAGCCAGATCGGTGCGGGTGGCATGGGGCTGGTGTATGCGGCCCGTCAGGAGAATCCCGACCGCCTGGTGGCGCTGAAGCTGCTTCGTCCGGGCTTGGTTTCGCCATCGTTGCTGCGCCGTTTTCGACACGAGGTCGAGGCACTGGCTGCGTTGCAGCACGCCGGGATCGCGCACATCTACGAAGCGGGAACCGCCGAGATCGAAATCGCCGGTGGGCACTTCGAGCAGCCCTATTTCGCGATGGAGCTGATCAAAGGTGATACCCTCATGGCCTACGCCGGCCGGAAAACACTGGGCATCCGCGAGCGGCTCGGCCTCCTTACGGCGGTGTGCGACGCTGTCCAGCACGCCCACCAGCGCGGCATCATTCACAGGGACCTCAAGCCCGCCAACATCCTCGTGGACGCGGCCGGCCGCCCCAAGATCCTCGACTTCGGCATCGCCCGCGTCGCCTCGGCCGACCTCGATGCGATGACCCGCCACACTGAGGCGGGGCAACTGATCGGCACCTTGGCGTACATGAGCCCCGAGCAACTCGCAGGGGATCCGGAAGCACTCGACACCCGTTGCGACGTGTACTCCCTGGGGGTCGTCACGTTCGAACTGCTTACCGGCCGACTCCCCTACGACGTCGCGGGCAAGCCGCTTGCGGCCGCCGTACGCACGATCACCGAGTGCCCCGCGGCGCCGCTCAGCACATGGGACCGTGCATTCCGTGGGGATCTCGACACGATCGTGGCGAAGGCGCTCGAGAAGGATGCCGCTCGCCGCTACGCGTCGGCGCATGCCTTCTCCGAGGACCTTCGGCGGTTCCTGAGTCATGAACCCGTTGCGGCCCGCCCACCCAGCACGTTGTATCTTGTGCGCAAGCTGGCACAGCGGAACAAGGCACTCACCGGGGGTCTCACGGCGATGCTCGCCTCGCTCGTGATCGGCTTGTCCGTAGCAACCTACGGCCTGGTTACGGCATCGGCCGAACGCGACGCCAAGGCGGCCGTGCTCCGTGCCGAGACCCTGGCGCGCGGCGAAGCCCAGGCGATTGCGGCCTTCCTCGAAAAGATGCTTGCAGCCGCCGATCCACGGCGCGAAGGTCAGGACGCCCGGGTGATCGACCTGCTGGATGCGGCCGCAGCTTCCGCCGGCGCGGACTTCTCGGAGCAGCCGCTGATCCAAGCGCGGCTTCGGCACGTGATCGGAACTACGTATCAGCGGCTCGGTGCATATAGCCAGGCCGAGCCACACCTGCGCTACGCGCTCGAAGCACGCACAAGCCATCTGGGCGCGCAGCATCCCGACACCATCGACTCCCTGCACGAGCTCGGCGTCCTTTACGGCGCCTGGGGGCGTTATGCCGACTCCGAAGCGCTCCAGCTGCGCGCCCTCGATCTGTTCAGGGAGGTGCACGGCAACGAAAACGACAGGACTCAAGCCGTGCTGCACGAGCTCGGGTCGCTCTACTCCAAGCTGGGCCGCTACGCAGAGTCCTTGTCTCTCCAAGAGGAGTCACTGGGGCTGTCCCGCCGACTGCGGGGAGACGATCACCCTGTCACTCTGACCGCCGCGAACAACCTGGGCCTGCTCTACCGGCGGCTCGGTCGCTTGGACGACGCCCTCGCGATCTACGAGACGACGCTTGCGACCCGCCGTCGCACTCTGGGCGAGGAGCACGCCGACACGCTGGTTTCCATGAATAACCTCGCGCACCTGTACCGCGCCCTCGGACGCCACCAGGATTCGGCCGACCTGCACGCTCGCACGCTATCGATCCGGCGGCGCGTCCTGACCGATGAACATCCGCACACGGTGATGTCCATGGACAATCTCGCCATGCTGCTGAGCGATCTCGAACGGCACGACGAAGCTGAGGCGCTTTACCTCGAAGCGCTGGAGCACAAACTGCGCATTTATGGCGAAGAGGGTCCGGAGACCTTGGTGACGCTGAACAACCTCGCCCGACACTACTCCGCCCAGCAGCGCTACGATGACGCCATCCCGCTGTACGAGCGCACGTTGGCCATCCGGCGCCGCGTGCTCGGCCATGAGCACCCCGATACCCTCATCACGGTCAGCGATTTGGGCAACATGCTCGCTGCCCACGGGCAACCGGCAGAGGCCGAAACGGTGCTTCGCGAAGCACTGGCGGGTTTCCGCCGCGCGCTGGGCGACAATCACCCCGAGACGCTGAAGGCGCTCAACAACCTGGCCGTACTCCTCTTGCGTCAAAGTAAGCTGGCCGAAGCGGAGCCGTACTTCCGCGAAGCACTGGACGGCAGCCGTCGCGCTCTCGGCGAAGACCACCCGGACACCCTGAGCCAGTTCAACAACATGGGTGTGCTCCTGCGCGAGCTCGGACGTCTGGATGAGAGCGATACACTGGGGGCCGAAGCCGTGCAGCGGGCGCTTCGGGTTCTGCCCACGGGAAGCTGGACGGTAGGCGTCTACCGGTACCAACACGCTCGTACACTTGCGACGATGGAACGTCACCAGGCGGCCGAAGCGGAGTATCTCCAGGCCTACGCAGTCCTGGTAGAGTCCGTGGGTGCCAGCCATGTGCGGGCCACTCGGTGCGCCGGCGCCCTCGTGGAGTTATACGACGCGTGGCACGCGGTGGAACCACAGGGCGGCTACGACGTGAAGGCGAATGAGTGGCGCGCGCAGGCGGCCGCGCCTTAA
- a CDS encoding PAAR domain-containing protein: MPAANAAFTEGIKAAVASAAGAVFAAIARAADMHHCPRPCPNPPHGPGVVTRGSQTVRINGLPAVRKGDKVVEACGGSDAIGVGCSTVSIGDLSASGSAVAAAEATGAPGGGADDAMDAVVQAMEQKSEPAAPTAAPAPESVGPLRPRASPHVEPTWIGIVLRDFDDRPMPNQDFTVTLHSGQILSGRTDARGYMRFEGVRPGAGDVTFVRIPDALAVNGEESAGVKR, translated from the coding sequence ATGCCGGCCGCGAACGCGGCGTTTACCGAGGGAATCAAGGCCGCGGTGGCGTCGGCCGCCGGCGCCGTATTCGCGGCGATCGCCCGCGCGGCCGACATGCACCACTGCCCGCGCCCCTGCCCGAACCCGCCCCACGGTCCGGGGGTCGTCACTCGTGGCAGCCAGACCGTGCGGATCAACGGACTGCCCGCCGTGCGCAAGGGCGACAAGGTGGTCGAGGCGTGCGGCGGCTCGGACGCGATTGGCGTCGGGTGCTCGACGGTCAGTATCGGCGATCTGTCGGCGTCCGGGTCGGCTGTGGCCGCTGCCGAAGCGACGGGTGCACCAGGTGGGGGAGCAGACGATGCGATGGATGCGGTGGTCCAGGCAATGGAGCAGAAATCCGAGCCAGCCGCACCCACGGCAGCTCCAGCCCCGGAATCCGTGGGTCCATTGCGGCCGCGTGCGTCTCCCCATGTCGAGCCGACGTGGATCGGCATTGTGCTCCGCGATTTCGACGATCGGCCGATGCCGAACCAGGACTTCACGGTGACGCTGCACAGCGGGCAGATACTCAGCGGCCGCACGGATGCGCGTGGATACATGCGCTTCGAGGGCGTGCGCCCCGGGGCGGGCGATGTCACGTTCGTGCGCATCCCCGACGCGCTCGCTGTGAATGGCGAGGAGAGTGCTGGTGTCAAGCGGTAG
- a CDS encoding sigma-70 family RNA polymerase sigma factor, which produces MAETDAHDLERAVAGDTEALRRLLKRYGPQVREALQGRIDRRLRSLLDEDDVMQVTYLEAFLHIEQLTARDPPAFVAWLSQIARNALRDAVRGLTRQKRPHPARRIAVPGGGDSAVGLLELLGAAESTPSRHAARAEAGQVLEGVLAALPPDYAAVVRHIDLEGLPAGTVAERLGRSPGAVYMLRARAHDRMRELLGSPSRFFSSGA; this is translated from the coding sequence ATGGCCGAGACCGATGCGCACGATCTTGAGCGGGCGGTGGCGGGCGATACGGAAGCGCTGCGCCGCCTGCTGAAGCGGTACGGCCCGCAGGTGCGTGAGGCGCTGCAGGGCCGCATCGACCGCCGCTTGCGAAGTCTGCTCGACGAAGACGATGTGATGCAGGTGACGTACCTGGAGGCGTTCCTGCACATCGAGCAGCTCACGGCGCGCGACCCGCCGGCGTTCGTGGCCTGGCTGTCACAAATCGCGCGCAACGCGCTGCGCGACGCAGTCCGCGGCCTGACACGGCAGAAGCGCCCGCACCCCGCGCGGCGGATCGCGGTGCCGGGCGGGGGCGATTCGGCGGTGGGTTTGCTCGAGTTGCTCGGGGCGGCGGAATCCACGCCCAGCCGGCACGCGGCACGGGCGGAGGCGGGCCAGGTGCTGGAAGGGGTGCTGGCGGCGCTGCCGCCGGACTACGCGGCGGTCGTGCGGCACATCGACCTGGAGGGGCTGCCGGCGGGCACGGTGGCCGAGCGGCTGGGCCGCTCGCCGGGGGCGGTGTACATGCTGCGGGCGCGGGCGCACGACCGGATGCGTGAGTTACTGGGGTCGCCGTCGCGATTCTTCAGCTCCGGCGCGTGA
- a CDS encoding beta-propeller domain-containing protein: MLRTRMRLAGAAISALLGTLLLGGCPPVTSNPTDPNGNPITTGGKPALRPFASGDELLRYFRNQVTTRTSQRSGWDLGFLAAAGGAANDAATTGAPAAEGGGGSFSTTNLQEQEVDESDVFKSDGTYFYIGKGRSLRIVKAAPVDELAQVGRIDLDHEIDSLYLFEGRILVLSHKYGTGDVTPAGPQADIMIWPPYYRNASVVVQEIDVTDPTVPVIVATNEIDGSLVTSRLTGGRLVLVLTVTPTLPENPTPVALARLGLVDVLPQRRTAGAAAPVVAVENWYRPETPWGYNSTVIVTLDAANVETVLGSLGVLANVETVYASTEAVYIASGEYVSNAGKSYYRTLVHKFSFDESGVARYTASGALPGSLLNQFSLSESAGYLRAATHIQMFNFIWEEDFNAADSVVSVTQVTPGGASASAPPQPFNAVYVLAEVDGVLTIVGSIEDIAPGERLFAARFVGERAYLVTFEQIDPLFTVDLSNPTAPAILGELKIPGYSDYLHPYGENLLIGVGRSTAELPWGGVVANALQLSLFNVSDPLNPTVVQQIEVGGYGSSSDVSYTHKAFTFLADRGLLALPATLMTRTSSARSGAINLGFDGVLCYQVTPTGFTELGRLESVSATGYWGWGGSWRRAAFIGDMVYALTDAGVRAAALTDFTTPTTLDLPPNEGDLGWAGPPWSEGPAWMGRPWW; the protein is encoded by the coding sequence GTGTTGCGCACCCGTATGAGACTCGCCGGCGCGGCGATTTCGGCCTTGCTGGGCACCCTCCTCCTTGGAGGTTGCCCCCCCGTCACTTCCAATCCAACTGACCCCAACGGCAATCCGATCACCACGGGAGGCAAACCCGCTTTGCGCCCCTTCGCTTCGGGCGACGAGTTGCTGCGCTATTTCCGTAACCAGGTTACCACCCGTACCAGCCAACGCTCCGGTTGGGACTTGGGCTTTCTTGCCGCCGCGGGCGGTGCCGCCAATGATGCGGCCACCACAGGGGCTCCGGCTGCAGAAGGGGGTGGCGGCTCCTTTTCGACGACCAACCTGCAGGAGCAGGAAGTCGACGAAAGCGATGTTTTCAAATCAGATGGCACGTACTTCTACATCGGCAAGGGGCGCTCGCTGCGGATCGTGAAAGCCGCGCCGGTCGATGAACTTGCACAGGTCGGGCGCATTGATCTCGACCATGAGATTGATTCGCTTTACCTGTTCGAGGGCCGCATCCTCGTGCTGAGTCACAAGTACGGGACCGGTGATGTGACCCCAGCCGGACCGCAGGCAGACATCATGATCTGGCCACCGTATTACCGGAATGCGTCGGTGGTGGTCCAGGAGATCGATGTGACCGATCCCACGGTGCCCGTGATCGTGGCGACGAATGAAATCGACGGTTCGCTTGTGACATCGCGGCTCACAGGTGGGCGGCTCGTCCTGGTGCTGACGGTCACGCCCACGTTGCCCGAGAATCCGACTCCCGTCGCGCTCGCGCGGCTCGGACTGGTCGATGTACTGCCCCAGCGGCGTACTGCGGGGGCGGCGGCGCCGGTGGTAGCGGTCGAGAACTGGTACCGCCCGGAGACTCCGTGGGGCTACAACTCGACGGTGATTGTTACGCTTGATGCTGCGAACGTCGAGACGGTGCTTGGTTCACTCGGCGTGCTGGCGAATGTAGAAACGGTTTACGCGTCGACCGAGGCCGTGTACATCGCGTCCGGCGAGTATGTCTCGAACGCCGGCAAGTCGTACTACCGCACGCTCGTACACAAGTTCTCGTTCGACGAGTCAGGCGTGGCGCGCTACACCGCCAGCGGCGCACTGCCGGGTAGTCTGCTGAACCAGTTCTCGTTAAGCGAGTCCGCGGGTTACCTGCGGGCCGCGACGCACATCCAGATGTTCAACTTCATCTGGGAGGAGGACTTCAACGCGGCCGACAGTGTCGTGAGCGTGACTCAAGTGACGCCGGGGGGGGCATCAGCAAGCGCACCACCGCAGCCGTTCAATGCGGTTTACGTGCTCGCCGAAGTGGATGGCGTGCTGACCATCGTCGGTAGCATCGAGGACATTGCGCCGGGTGAGCGGTTGTTTGCGGCCCGCTTCGTCGGGGAGCGCGCGTACCTCGTAACGTTCGAGCAAATTGACCCTCTGTTCACGGTGGACCTGTCGAACCCCACCGCGCCCGCGATTCTGGGGGAGTTGAAAATCCCCGGCTACAGCGACTACCTGCACCCTTATGGCGAGAACCTGTTGATCGGTGTGGGCCGCTCGACGGCGGAATTGCCGTGGGGTGGTGTGGTGGCGAATGCGCTGCAACTTTCCCTCTTCAATGTGAGCGACCCGCTCAACCCGACGGTGGTGCAGCAGATCGAGGTGGGAGGTTACGGCAGCAGCTCGGACGTGAGCTATACGCACAAGGCGTTTACATTCCTGGCCGACCGTGGTTTGCTGGCGCTGCCGGCGACGTTGATGACGCGAACCTCCTCGGCTCGCAGTGGGGCGATCAACCTCGGCTTCGACGGCGTGCTCTGCTATCAAGTTACGCCGACCGGATTCACGGAACTTGGGCGACTCGAGTCGGTGAGCGCGACGGGTTACTGGGGCTGGGGTGGGTCTTGGCGCCGGGCTGCGTTTATTGGTGACATGGTGTACGCGCTGACGGACGCCGGTGTCCGAGCCGCAGCATTGACGGATTTCACGACCCCCACCACGCTTGATTTGCCCCCCAACGAGGGAGACCTGGGCTGGGCCGGACCACCGTGGTCAGAAGGTCCCGCGTGGATGGGGCGCCCCTGGTGGTGA